In a single window of the Mucilaginibacter defluvii genome:
- a CDS encoding DUF4178 domain-containing protein produces MATTNLKAFPEPEEVSCPNCRKIRTLYDPAGSEFYVCTSCQSFNRFITDTTALTQKQANKITIQPVIPLGSEGVLKGIPFKIIAFLQKKEKDTIYGWREYILYNYEKGYATLAEYDGHWNFVAGKEFYPELDKLGKNNWNFIEYNNIEYGLFNKYTAVVTNLIGEFDWDPLHEKIKTAEFVAPPFIIFKEQDKPGTSLADHYLGEYTEPAEIATAFNIDVKLFPEKIGIGANQFSKHYSRWYTVSRFTGILIALLLIIQVISMTMKPENVVMDETFSIARDTTKTGDDFKPFATPAFNIDEKSAAVEFDIESFVDNNWLEATIVLVNEKSNQTWEVTEGIEYYHGYEGGESWSEGSQNATVLLSSIPQGKYHLNIYPASGNPLENSLRIRITTNIATWMNFIITCLVLCLYPLYCWYRMRNYEKQRWLNSDYSPYEEGGE; encoded by the coding sequence ATGGCAACAACTAACTTGAAAGCTTTTCCTGAGCCTGAAGAAGTGTCTTGCCCAAATTGCCGTAAGATACGGACATTGTATGATCCCGCCGGAAGTGAGTTTTATGTTTGTACCTCCTGTCAATCATTTAACCGGTTTATCACTGATACTACAGCCCTTACGCAAAAGCAGGCTAATAAAATAACTATCCAGCCGGTTATACCCTTGGGCAGCGAAGGGGTATTAAAAGGTATCCCCTTTAAGATTATCGCGTTTCTTCAAAAAAAGGAAAAAGATACTATATATGGCTGGCGCGAATATATATTATACAATTATGAAAAGGGTTATGCAACGCTGGCCGAATACGACGGGCATTGGAATTTTGTAGCCGGAAAGGAGTTTTATCCGGAGCTTGATAAATTAGGAAAGAACAATTGGAACTTTATTGAATACAACAACATAGAGTATGGGCTGTTTAATAAATACACGGCTGTTGTAACTAACCTGATAGGGGAATTTGATTGGGACCCGTTACACGAAAAAATTAAGACTGCTGAGTTCGTTGCCCCGCCCTTTATAATCTTCAAGGAGCAGGATAAACCCGGTACCAGTTTGGCTGACCATTACTTGGGTGAATATACCGAGCCGGCGGAAATTGCTACAGCGTTTAATATAGACGTAAAGCTATTCCCCGAGAAAATTGGTATTGGCGCCAACCAGTTTTCAAAACATTATAGCCGATGGTACACCGTGTCGCGGTTTACAGGTATATTAATCGCGCTGCTGCTTATAATTCAGGTAATATCCATGACCATGAAGCCCGAGAATGTAGTTATGGATGAAACTTTCAGTATTGCACGCGATACTACTAAAACCGGCGATGACTTTAAGCCTTTTGCCACACCGGCGTTTAATATTGATGAAAAATCGGCAGCTGTCGAGTTCGACATTGAATCTTTTGTTGATAACAACTGGCTTGAAGCGACCATAGTACTGGTGAACGAAAAATCAAATCAAACATGGGAGGTAACTGAGGGAATAGAATATTATCACGGATATGAAGGTGGCGAAAGCTGGAGCGAAGGTTCGCAAAACGCTACTGTTCTGCTTTCTTCCATTCCCCAGGGTAAATATCATTTAAATATATATCCGGCGTCAGGTAACCCATTAGAAAACAGTTTGCGGATAAGGATCACTACTAATATAGCCACATGGATGAACTTTATCATCACCTGCCTGGTACTTTGCCTGTATCCACTTTATTGCTGGTACCGGATGAGGAATTATGAAAAACAGCGCTGGTTGAACAGCGATTATTCACCTTATGAGGAGGGCGGAGAATAA
- a CDS encoding MobC family plasmid mobilization relaxosome protein has protein sequence MARPKVSEENKRTYKITIRLNSRERLRIEEAAKSYGISTYRLVRDKLLKGKFPEPKIAKTDIGVYIELKRIGNNINQLAKHANSGKFPLDVRSSLLQLREQQQLILKLLLYDSESKDR, from the coding sequence ATGGCACGACCAAAGGTATCGGAAGAAAACAAACGAACGTACAAGATAACTATCCGGCTGAACAGCCGGGAGCGGCTTCGCATTGAGGAAGCAGCCAAAAGTTACGGAATATCGACCTACCGGCTGGTACGTGATAAATTATTAAAAGGCAAATTTCCCGAACCAAAGATTGCTAAAACAGATATCGGGGTTTACATCGAACTGAAGCGGATCGGGAACAACATCAACCAGCTTGCGAAACACGCCAATTCTGGCAAGTTTCCGCTGGACGTACGATCATCGCTATTGCAGCTCCGTGAGCAGCAGCAACTCATCTTAAAACTTTTATTGTATGATAGCGAGTCAAAAGATCGGTAA
- a CDS encoding DUF350 domain-containing protein produces MSLHELINFKYIVASIVYSVIGILILLIAFWIIEKITPENLWKEIIEKHNIALAIVCASFMIAVAIIISSAIHG; encoded by the coding sequence ATGAGCTTACACGAATTAATCAATTTCAAGTACATAGTGGCCTCGATAGTATACTCGGTAATAGGCATCCTTATATTATTGATCGCCTTTTGGATCATTGAAAAAATCACTCCTGAAAATTTATGGAAAGAGATTATTGAAAAACATAACATTGCATTAGCCATTGTATGCGCATCATTTATGATAGCGGTGGCTATTATCATCAGCTCTGCAATACACGGTTAA
- a CDS encoding DNA polymerase beta superfamily protein — protein sequence MTYEQLKQQKQLILLDCVSGSTAYNLNVAGSDIDKKGIFIMPQKQLYGFERQDQIANASNDEVYFEVGRFLELLTKNNPNILELLSTPKEHVLFRHPLIDLIKPVDFLSKLCLETFAGYAQTQIRKARGLNKKINKPLDAERKSVLDFCFVIYNNGSIPLKEWLKKHGFSQEECGLVNLDHFRNVYLLYHQSQLTVGRLKGISSGPDADDVQLSSIPKEVGNIAVMNFNKDSYSIYCREYKEYVEWQEKRNEQRYQSTLSHGKSYDAKNMMHTFRLLSMAEEIALYQRVVVKRGDRDFLLKIRSGEFEFDDLMQMVEDKMEKITDLYNKADLPDNPDVEKTDELLVRIRTEFYQSD from the coding sequence ATGACTTACGAGCAGCTAAAGCAGCAAAAGCAGCTGATATTATTAGATTGTGTTAGCGGCAGCACGGCTTATAACCTGAATGTGGCTGGCTCTGACATCGATAAGAAAGGGATATTTATTATGCCTCAAAAGCAGTTATATGGTTTTGAGCGGCAAGATCAAATAGCTAATGCATCTAACGATGAAGTTTATTTTGAGGTAGGCCGTTTCCTGGAACTGCTAACGAAGAACAACCCTAACATACTGGAATTGTTAAGCACACCAAAGGAGCATGTGTTATTTCGTCACCCATTAATAGATTTGATCAAACCTGTGGATTTTCTGTCGAAACTTTGCCTGGAAACATTCGCAGGATATGCTCAAACACAGATCAGAAAAGCCCGAGGATTAAATAAAAAGATAAACAAACCGCTAGACGCCGAACGTAAATCTGTACTAGATTTTTGCTTTGTGATCTACAATAATGGCAGTATCCCGTTAAAAGAATGGCTAAAAAAACATGGCTTCAGCCAGGAAGAATGTGGCTTAGTGAATCTGGATCATTTTAGAAACGTTTACTTGCTGTACCATCAATCGCAGTTAACAGTGGGGCGGCTTAAAGGAATTTCATCTGGCCCGGATGCTGATGACGTGCAATTAAGTTCTATACCTAAAGAAGTAGGAAATATTGCCGTGATGAACTTTAATAAGGATAGTTATTCTATTTACTGCCGTGAATATAAGGAGTATGTGGAATGGCAAGAGAAGCGGAACGAACAACGATATCAAAGTACATTATCACATGGCAAAAGTTATGATGCCAAGAATATGATGCACACCTTTCGGCTTTTGAGCATGGCTGAAGAAATTGCCTTGTATCAACGGGTAGTCGTCAAACGCGGTGACCGTGATTTTCTGCTTAAAATTCGCAGTGGGGAGTTTGAATTCGATGATCTAATGCAGATGGTCGAAGATAAGATGGAAAAGATTACAGACTTATATAACAAAGCTGATTTGCCTGACAATCCGGATGTTGAAAAAACTGATGAATTATTAGTTCGAATACGAACTGAATTCTATCAGAGTGATTAG
- a CDS encoding ATP-dependent nuclease produces MVTITAVKFTNYKTFKKFSVSLTDFNIIVGPNNAGKSTVIGALKLLSEGIKKANAKKPNPIRDIDDKLVFGYELDLSQAPIATENVFYNYDDTTPAIIRFTLSNNAFITIFFPSVGSCLMYVESEEFAIRSPKDFKQYVSINIGFVPILSPVENHEQLFQKEAARLAISSPKASRNFRNIWFHYGDDFDEFKELINSTWPGMDIQRPEPDFTQTPTVLNMFCPEDRILREIFWAGYGFQIWCQMLTYIIKNKDATLFIIDEPDIYLHSDLQRQLLGILKELGPAIVIATHSTEIITEADLSDILIINKTFASARRIKDPSQLRELFKVLGSSLNPVLTQIAKTKRVLFVEGKDFAILSKLARILGFKDVANRTHFAVVPVEGFNPAKLRSFKEGIEKTMGYPIVSAVIFDRDYRSDNEVIHELNDLNRGNFFAHIHSFKELENILLIPAAIQKAIEKKIKNSNERTGDCKTFDIGMNELLTTLTDEFKSNIFGQLSSHQLKFERSNNKGVDDSSMLQQINRTFDDKWKSLDDRLKMVPGKEFITAINKYLQENYQISLTHSNIVDQISKQMLSTEIVALMTQLNELRRQHSNDEDT; encoded by the coding sequence ATGGTAACAATCACAGCAGTTAAGTTTACTAATTACAAAACGTTCAAAAAATTCTCCGTTTCACTTACTGATTTCAACATTATTGTAGGCCCAAATAATGCTGGTAAATCCACTGTGATTGGCGCTTTGAAGTTGCTTTCTGAAGGTATCAAAAAAGCAAATGCCAAAAAGCCAAATCCAATTAGAGACATTGATGACAAATTAGTATTTGGATATGAACTTGACTTAAGCCAAGCTCCTATCGCGACTGAGAACGTTTTTTATAATTACGACGATACAACTCCTGCCATCATTAGGTTTACCTTGTCTAATAATGCATTCATTACGATATTTTTCCCATCTGTTGGTAGTTGTTTAATGTATGTAGAATCAGAAGAATTTGCTATCAGGTCTCCAAAAGATTTCAAGCAATACGTGTCTATAAATATTGGTTTCGTCCCTATTCTCTCACCTGTGGAAAACCATGAACAATTATTTCAAAAGGAAGCGGCACGTTTAGCCATTAGTTCGCCAAAGGCGTCAAGGAATTTCAGAAATATTTGGTTTCACTACGGTGACGATTTCGATGAGTTTAAGGAGTTAATTAATTCTACTTGGCCGGGTATGGACATTCAAAGACCTGAGCCTGATTTTACTCAAACTCCGACGGTGTTAAACATGTTTTGTCCAGAAGATCGCATTCTTAGAGAAATTTTTTGGGCTGGTTATGGTTTTCAAATCTGGTGTCAAATGTTGACCTATATAATCAAGAATAAGGATGCAACATTATTTATTATTGATGAACCGGATATCTATCTTCACTCAGATTTACAAAGACAATTGTTAGGGATTTTGAAGGAACTTGGTCCAGCCATTGTGATTGCCACTCACTCGACTGAAATAATCACTGAAGCAGACCTTAGTGACATTTTAATCATTAATAAAACTTTTGCGTCTGCACGACGAATCAAAGATCCATCACAATTGAGAGAGCTTTTCAAAGTCTTAGGTTCAAGTTTGAATCCAGTGTTGACGCAAATTGCGAAAACAAAAAGAGTACTATTTGTAGAAGGTAAAGACTTTGCTATTTTATCAAAATTGGCTAGAATATTAGGTTTCAAAGATGTCGCGAATAGAACACATTTTGCAGTAGTTCCAGTTGAGGGTTTCAATCCAGCTAAATTAAGATCATTTAAGGAGGGAATTGAGAAAACAATGGGCTATCCTATTGTTTCTGCCGTAATTTTTGATCGAGACTACAGATCGGACAATGAAGTTATACATGAGCTAAACGATTTAAATCGTGGAAATTTCTTTGCTCATATTCATTCCTTTAAGGAATTGGAGAACATATTATTAATTCCAGCTGCTATTCAAAAAGCCATCGAAAAAAAAATTAAGAACTCCAACGAGCGAACTGGCGATTGTAAGACCTTTGATATTGGGATGAATGAATTGTTGACAACTCTTACAGACGAATTTAAGTCAAATATCTTCGGCCAGCTGTCCTCTCATCAATTAAAATTTGAAAGATCAAACAATAAAGGAGTCGATGATTCTTCGATGCTGCAGCAAATAAATAGAACCTTTGATGATAAATGGAAGTCTTTAGATGATCGATTAAAGATGGTTCCGGGTAAAGAGTTTATAACAGCGATTAATAAGTATTTACAAGAAAACTATCAAATTAGCCTAACTCATTCTAACATAGTTGATCAAATTAGCAAACAGATGCTGTCAACGGAAATAGTTGCCCTAATGACCCAGTTGAATGAATTGAGACGTCAGCATTCAAATGATGAAGATACCTAA
- a CDS encoding S-adenosylmethionine decarboxylase, with translation MPYQPGLHILAEFTTAKTEYLSACSPCRFLFNKLIDKLSLSKVGEVYHEFDGGGFTAVICLTESHLSIHTWPEFGLATFDIFLSNYQKDNSDKVKQFYAEVLAFFDGVEHQKNEITR, from the coding sequence ATGCCTTATCAACCCGGATTACATATTTTAGCTGAATTTACTACAGCAAAAACCGAGTACCTCTCGGCATGCTCACCATGCAGGTTTTTGTTTAATAAACTGATAGATAAACTGTCTCTAAGCAAGGTCGGCGAGGTTTATCACGAGTTTGACGGCGGCGGCTTTACGGCTGTAATCTGCTTAACAGAATCGCATTTGTCAATACATACCTGGCCCGAATTTGGGCTGGCAACCTTTGATATTTTTCTGTCGAATTATCAGAAAGACAACTCGGATAAAGTGAAACAATTTTATGCGGAAGTGTTGGCCTTTTTTGACGGTGTGGAACACCAAAAAAACGAAATAACCAGGTAA
- a CDS encoding polyamine aminopropyltransferase, translating into MNKKLHVLLLLSVFVVATCGLIYELIAGTLASYLLGDSVTQFSTIIGAYLFSMGIGSWISKYFEKNIVYWFIQLEILVGIVGGTSSTILFLVFENAASFRIILYSLVGITGILVGLEIPLLMRILKDRYEFKDLVSRVFTFDYIGALLASLVFPLLLIPYLGLVKTSYLVGILNVTVALIVCINFKNEVKAAGYLQTSAIISILGLLIGFVYANTITSYAESMTYSDTIIYSKSTSYQRIVLTKKGKVLRLFLNGNLQFSSDDEYRYHEALVHPGLQALPNAKNVLVMGGGDGLAVREILRYPQVRSITLVDLDKGMTALFKSNTMLLNLNKRSLLSPKVKVTNADAFSWIRKQNRKFDFIVIDFPDPSNFSVGKLYTNTFYSLVKSILAPNGIMVVQSTSPYVAPKSFWTVDKTLHSVGLHTIPYHNYVPSFGDWGYIMATENHTYKKPTRYLPGMRFISVGSLNQMLYFPHDMARVETEVNKLNNQVLVKYFEDEWAAVL; encoded by the coding sequence ATGAATAAAAAGCTGCATGTATTGCTGCTGCTGTCGGTTTTTGTTGTAGCCACCTGCGGGTTAATATACGAACTGATTGCCGGGACGCTTGCCAGTTACCTGTTGGGCGATTCGGTGACGCAGTTCTCAACCATTATTGGCGCGTATCTTTTTTCCATGGGTATTGGTTCATGGATATCTAAGTATTTTGAAAAGAATATTGTATACTGGTTTATCCAGTTAGAGATACTGGTAGGTATAGTTGGCGGCACCAGCTCAACCATTTTATTTTTGGTATTTGAAAATGCCGCTTCGTTCCGCATTATTTTATACAGCCTGGTCGGCATAACAGGCATATTGGTGGGGCTTGAAATCCCTCTGTTAATGCGCATCCTGAAAGACAGGTATGAGTTTAAAGATCTTGTTTCAAGGGTTTTTACCTTCGACTATATCGGCGCATTACTCGCATCATTAGTCTTCCCGCTGCTGCTGATACCCTACCTTGGCCTTGTAAAAACATCGTACCTGGTTGGTATTTTAAATGTTACGGTGGCCCTTATAGTTTGTATTAACTTTAAAAACGAAGTAAAGGCAGCCGGTTACTTACAAACCAGCGCTATTATAAGTATTTTGGGTTTGCTGATAGGTTTTGTCTATGCCAACACCATTACCAGTTATGCCGAGAGCATGACGTATAGTGATACCATCATTTACTCAAAAAGCACATCCTATCAGCGTATTGTACTTACTAAAAAAGGCAAAGTACTGCGCCTGTTTCTTAATGGTAATCTACAGTTCAGTTCTGATGATGAATACCGCTATCACGAAGCTTTGGTACATCCCGGTTTGCAGGCATTGCCCAATGCTAAGAACGTCCTTGTAATGGGTGGTGGCGATGGTCTAGCCGTTCGGGAAATATTACGTTACCCGCAAGTACGTTCGATTACACTTGTCGATCTTGATAAAGGTATGACTGCGTTGTTTAAATCGAATACCATGCTTTTGAACCTTAACAAAAGATCGTTATTATCGCCTAAAGTAAAAGTTACTAATGCTGATGCTTTTAGCTGGATACGTAAGCAAAACAGGAAATTCGATTTTATTGTCATAGATTTTCCCGATCCATCAAATTTTTCGGTAGGTAAATTATATACCAACACATTTTATAGCTTGGTAAAAAGCATATTGGCGCCCAATGGCATTATGGTAGTACAATCAACCTCGCCGTACGTAGCGCCCAAGTCATTCTGGACAGTTGATAAAACATTGCACTCGGTAGGTTTGCATACCATTCCATACCACAATTACGTCCCTTCATTTGGCGATTGGGGTTATATAATGGCCACAGAAAACCATACCTATAAAAAGCCCACCCGGTACTTACCTGGTATGCGCTTTATTTCAGTGGGCAGCCTTAATCAAATGCTGTATTTTCCGCATGATATGGCCCGAGTTGAGACAGAGGTTAATAAACTGAACAACCAGGTACTGGTAAAGTATTTTGAGGATGAGTGGGCCGCGGTACTATAA
- a CDS encoding nucleotidyltransferase domain-containing protein, translating into MKEIILQKLAELEQSENIRILYACESGSRAWGFASPDSDFDVRFIYARNVNHYLSIAEMPDVVGLPVNEVLDIGGWDLKKALKLFLKSNGPLYEWLQSPIVYHQDNIFTNELRGLMPAYFSLRSGGNHYLSMANNTLRDDLQSDIVKLKRYFYALRPALACQWIVEKQTVPPMEFDKLRVLISDQKVQKSIDDLLDQKKTADEKAFIKPVALLNEWLTDILNNCQEQMPLMPSDKKDADELNEVFRKYLKP; encoded by the coding sequence ATGAAAGAGATCATCCTGCAAAAGTTAGCGGAACTTGAGCAATCGGAAAATATAAGGATACTGTACGCTTGCGAATCGGGCAGTCGGGCATGGGGCTTTGCCTCGCCCGATAGTGACTTTGATGTTCGTTTTATTTACGCCCGGAATGTCAACCATTATCTGAGCATTGCAGAAATGCCAGATGTGGTTGGCCTCCCGGTTAACGAGGTATTGGATATCGGCGGCTGGGATTTGAAGAAAGCTTTAAAGCTGTTTCTCAAATCTAATGGCCCTTTATATGAGTGGCTGCAATCTCCTATCGTTTATCATCAGGATAATATTTTTACTAATGAACTACGAGGCTTAATGCCGGCGTATTTTTCGTTACGTTCAGGTGGCAATCATTATTTATCCATGGCTAACAATACGCTTAGGGATGATCTGCAGAGCGACATTGTAAAGCTGAAGCGTTACTTTTATGCGCTGCGACCTGCCTTGGCCTGCCAATGGATAGTAGAAAAACAGACAGTGCCTCCAATGGAGTTTGATAAACTGCGGGTATTGATAAGCGATCAAAAAGTTCAAAAGAGCATAGATGATTTGCTGGATCAAAAGAAAACAGCAGATGAAAAGGCGTTCATAAAGCCAGTTGCATTGCTTAACGAGTGGTTAACTGATATCCTGAATAATTGCCAGGAACAAATGCCGCTTATGCCATCAGATAAAAAAGATGCGGATGAATTGAATGAAGTTTTTAGAAAGTATTTAAAGCCATGA
- a CDS encoding FAD-dependent oxidoreductase, with product MSGPRYYKKKDLLESISRRSFLLKAGLVTSGILLTGCLKKIKPGNRYEHIKGSLRGPNAKAGHVLRDKTPLPEPTAVRQIKTLIIGSGISGLSAARWLKKHGHHDFELVELEDHMGGNSHCGNNAVSSYPLGAHYITIANNDDSLLLDFLQDIGVITHYENAQPVYNDYYLCFDPEERLLINGQWQEGLVPDFGIGDNDREQIKKFFTLINELKKSKGEDGKFGFDIPLDNSSTDQKYRQLDKISFKAYLTQNGYTSPYLLWYLNYCCKDDYGQKADDVSAWAGLHYFAARRGTAANAEENAVLTWPEGNGWLMNILARDVKEHIHIGTMCSQISLKSGGGISAEILDIKKNITYTIEAEKVIMASPQFVNQKIFAGSEKRQLDLNKLNYSPWFVANITVNDLPQNKGAGLCWDNVAYNMASVGYVNASHQHVNNIEKKRVITYYLPLCDYEPRIARLAAYTRTYQQWLDIIIPELEYMHPGITPCIEQVDGWVWGHGMISPQINYIWGADRKNAQQAVNDSLFFAHTDLSGISIFEEAFHQGIKAANDVLASYEQHGNK from the coding sequence ATGAGTGGGCCGCGGTACTATAAGAAAAAAGATTTGCTTGAAAGCATCAGCCGCAGATCCTTTCTTTTGAAGGCTGGCCTTGTTACATCAGGTATTCTGCTAACCGGCTGTCTTAAAAAAATCAAACCTGGTAATAGATATGAACATATCAAGGGTAGCTTAAGAGGCCCTAATGCGAAAGCTGGACATGTTCTGCGTGATAAAACGCCGCTGCCTGAACCGACAGCGGTGCGTCAAATTAAAACGCTTATTATAGGGAGCGGTATTTCCGGCTTATCTGCCGCGCGCTGGCTAAAGAAGCATGGGCACCACGATTTTGAACTAGTTGAGCTGGAAGATCATATGGGTGGTAATTCTCATTGTGGCAATAATGCTGTTTCATCTTATCCGCTGGGAGCACATTACATTACCATAGCGAATAACGACGACAGTTTGCTATTGGATTTTTTGCAGGACATCGGCGTTATAACCCATTATGAAAATGCCCAGCCTGTTTACAACGATTATTACTTGTGTTTTGACCCTGAAGAGCGGCTGCTTATTAACGGGCAATGGCAGGAGGGTTTAGTGCCTGATTTTGGTATTGGAGATAATGACCGGGAACAAATCAAAAAGTTCTTTACGCTAATAAATGAATTGAAAAAATCAAAGGGCGAAGACGGAAAATTTGGTTTTGATATTCCATTGGATAATAGTTCAACTGATCAGAAATACCGGCAACTGGATAAAATATCATTTAAAGCATATCTAACACAAAATGGATATACCTCGCCCTACCTGCTTTGGTATTTAAATTATTGCTGTAAAGACGACTACGGGCAAAAAGCCGATGACGTATCTGCCTGGGCAGGCCTACATTATTTTGCCGCACGACGCGGCACCGCAGCAAATGCTGAAGAAAACGCGGTACTTACCTGGCCTGAAGGTAATGGCTGGCTGATGAATATCCTTGCCCGCGATGTGAAAGAGCATATACATATAGGGACGATGTGTTCCCAAATATCACTCAAAAGCGGAGGAGGAATTTCTGCAGAAATTTTAGATATTAAGAAGAATATCACCTACACCATTGAGGCAGAAAAAGTAATTATGGCAAGCCCGCAATTTGTTAATCAAAAAATATTCGCAGGTAGTGAGAAGCGTCAGTTGGACCTGAATAAGCTTAATTACTCGCCCTGGTTCGTAGCAAATATTACGGTAAATGATTTGCCGCAAAATAAAGGGGCTGGTTTATGCTGGGACAATGTTGCTTACAACATGGCATCGGTAGGTTATGTGAATGCTAGTCATCAGCATGTAAATAATATCGAAAAGAAAAGAGTAATTACTTATTACCTGCCGCTTTGCGACTACGAGCCACGTATTGCCCGGCTGGCCGCTTATACGCGCACCTATCAGCAATGGCTGGATATTATAATACCCGAGTTGGAGTATATGCATCCTGGTATAACCCCCTGCATTGAGCAGGTAGATGGCTGGGTATGGGGCCATGGTATGATATCGCCTCAGATAAACTACATTTGGGGTGCCGATCGAAAAAATGCGCAGCAAGCTGTTAATGACAGCCTGTTTTTTGCACATACCGATCTGAGTGGTATATCTATATTTGAAGAAGCATTTCACCAGGGAATAAAAGCGGCAAATGATGTTTTAGCAAGCTATGAACAACACGGCAACAAATAA